A single genomic interval of Staphylococcus hyicus harbors:
- a CDS encoding carbohydrate kinase: protein MNKNEKLILERIQDNPFISQQELAKAVGLSRPAVANIISGLIRKEYVLGKAYVLNDDFPIVCIGATNLDRKFYVNQTLQQGTSNPVTSTRSVGGVARNIAENLGRLGENIAMLSASGNDSEWDMIKHLSSPFMSLDHVQQVENANTGSYTALIDKDGNMEYGLADMEVYNEMTPEFLIKRTHLLRKAKCIVVDLNLPKDSLDFLCAYSEKHNIKLVVIPVSSPKMKHMPDSLHAIDWLIINRDETETFLKMTINDTEDLKRAAKQLNDLGISHVIITNGTKELIYSSSTQTFMKQVIPSSHVEDVTGAGDAFSSAVIYSWLKGFDIEDTLKAGLVNARKTIETQYTVRQNLDKKQLLRDMEEYQNETIH, encoded by the coding sequence GTGAATAAAAATGAAAAATTAATCCTTGAACGCATTCAAGACAATCCATTCATCTCTCAACAAGAATTAGCGAAAGCTGTTGGACTTTCTCGACCTGCTGTCGCAAATATTATTTCCGGTCTCATTCGAAAAGAATACGTGCTCGGTAAAGCCTACGTTCTCAATGATGACTTTCCAATCGTATGCATTGGTGCTACAAATCTTGACCGTAAATTTTACGTCAATCAAACATTGCAACAAGGAACATCGAACCCAGTCACATCAACGCGCTCAGTTGGAGGTGTCGCACGCAACATTGCTGAGAACCTTGGTCGTTTAGGTGAAAATATTGCTATGCTTTCTGCGAGTGGAAATGATAGTGAATGGGACATGATTAAGCATTTGTCCAGTCCTTTTATGAGTCTTGATCACGTCCAACAAGTTGAGAACGCCAATACAGGATCGTATACGGCTTTAATCGACAAAGATGGCAATATGGAATACGGTCTTGCCGACATGGAAGTGTATAACGAAATGACACCAGAATTCTTAATCAAGCGTACTCACTTACTTCGGAAAGCTAAATGTATCGTTGTCGATCTCAATTTACCAAAAGATTCACTTGATTTCTTATGTGCCTATAGTGAAAAACACAACATTAAACTCGTCGTCATTCCTGTATCGTCACCAAAAATGAAACATATGCCTGATTCCTTACATGCGATTGACTGGCTCATTATTAACCGCGATGAAACGGAAACTTTTTTGAAGATGACAATTAATGATACTGAAGATTTAAAACGCGCTGCCAAACAATTAAATGATCTCGGCATTAGTCACGTGATTATTACGAATGGCACGAAAGAACTGATATATAGTAGTTCAACGCAAACATTTATGAAACAAGTCATTCCATCCTCACACGTTGAAGACGTCACAGGTGCTGGCGACGCTTTCTCAAGTGCGGTGATTTACAGCTGGCTAAAAGGATTCGATATTGAAGATACTTTAAAAGCCGGTTTAGTCAATGCGCGTAAAACAATAGAAACGCAATACACGGTTCGACAAAACTTAGATAAAAAACAATTATTACGAGATATGGAGGAATATCAAAATGAAACAATACATTGA
- a CDS encoding O-acetylhomoserine aminocarboxypropyltransferase/cysteine synthase family protein: MTQDYRFETRQLHAGQEVDAATNARALPIYQTTSFNFNDTDHAANLFGLEELGNIYTRLMNPTTAVLETRVAELEGGIAGVAVASGMAAITYAIQAVAHAGDHIIACETLYGGTHTLFTHTLSKFGIEVTLVDTKDPQNVTAAIKANTKALFVETIGNPEGNIEDFEKISAITKSYGIPLIVDNTFASPYLFRPIEYGANIVVHSATKFIGGHGTSMGGVIVDGGNFDWNNGKFPGLSEPDPSYHGIIFSEKFGDAALAFKIRTTLLRDTGAALSPFNAFQLTQGLETLSLRMERHVENAEKVAHYLSNHAKVAWVKYAGLETSPYYDLKTKYLPQGAGAVFTFGVKGGYEAGKQFIEALELFSLLANVGDAKSLVIHPASTTHQQLTVEEQAAAGIAPETIRLSIGLEHIDDILNDLAKGFAAIK, translated from the coding sequence ATGACACAAGATTATCGATTTGAGACGCGACAATTGCACGCCGGACAAGAAGTGGATGCAGCTACGAATGCACGCGCACTTCCGATATATCAAACGACGTCGTTTAATTTTAACGATACGGATCATGCAGCCAATTTATTTGGTTTAGAAGAATTGGGGAATATTTATACGCGCCTGATGAACCCGACAACGGCAGTACTTGAAACCCGAGTAGCAGAACTTGAAGGCGGGATTGCGGGAGTGGCTGTTGCTTCAGGCATGGCGGCTATCACGTATGCGATTCAAGCTGTCGCACATGCAGGTGACCATATTATCGCATGTGAAACGTTATATGGTGGGACGCATACATTATTCACACATACGCTGTCTAAATTTGGAATAGAAGTGACACTCGTTGATACGAAAGACCCACAAAATGTAACTGCGGCCATTAAAGCGAATACAAAAGCACTATTTGTTGAAACCATTGGTAACCCTGAAGGCAACATCGAAGACTTTGAAAAAATAAGCGCAATCACAAAATCTTATGGCATTCCACTCATTGTAGATAATACGTTTGCATCACCGTATCTCTTTAGACCGATTGAATACGGCGCAAATATCGTTGTCCATTCCGCGACCAAATTTATCGGAGGCCATGGGACATCAATGGGTGGTGTCATTGTAGATGGTGGGAACTTCGATTGGAATAATGGTAAGTTTCCTGGATTAAGTGAACCTGATCCATCGTATCATGGCATCATCTTTAGCGAAAAGTTTGGTGACGCTGCACTGGCCTTTAAAATTCGCACGACATTATTACGTGATACAGGTGCCGCATTGTCACCATTTAACGCATTTCAATTAACACAAGGGTTAGAAACATTGTCATTGCGTATGGAACGTCATGTTGAAAACGCGGAAAAAGTAGCGCATTATTTATCGAACCATGCTAAAGTTGCGTGGGTGAAATATGCGGGACTTGAAACGAGTCCATATTACGACCTTAAAACAAAGTATTTGCCTCAAGGTGCTGGAGCTGTATTTACATTCGGTGTCAAAGGCGGTTATGAGGCAGGGAAGCAATTTATTGAAGCATTAGAATTATTTTCATTACTCGCAAATGTAGGAGATGCGAAATCGTTAGTGATTCATCCTGCTTCGACGACGCATCAACAATTAACGGTTGAAGAACAAGCGGCAGCAGGTATAGCACCGGAAACCATTCGACTCTCTATTGGACTCGAACATATTGATGATATTTTAAACGATTTGGCAAAAGGTTTTGCTGCGATTAAATAA